A window of Gemmatimonadota bacterium genomic DNA:
TCGCGCAACTGGTGTTGGCGAGATTTGCGTAGGTAGTCGACGGGCTGTCGGTCATCGAACGCGTGGAGTTGTATGCGACCGTCGAGATCCCCCAGCTGCCTCCCGAAAGCGACCAGGCTCCCGTGCTTCCCGCCTCAAAGTCGTCCTGGAAGAGCACCACTTCCTCCGCCCCGCCGAGAATGAAGTTCTCCGTAACGGAAGCCGCATCCACCGTCACGATTCGGTTCGCCGTCACATGGTCCGGTGCCGACACCAGGAAGCGGTAGTCTCCGTATACGAGATTCACCGTGTACGCTCCGCCCGCCCCGCCGTCGCTCTGGACACTCGTCACCAGTGAGTCCACCGGATAGGTGCGCACCTCCACGGTCGCCGTCAGCGGTGTGCCTCCGACTTCCTGCACGAACCCCGACACATCGCCGGAAGCCACCGGGTCCAGCGCCACATTCAACACCGTCGGCGTCCCCCAGGTGCTGGAAACACCGTACTCCGTCTTCGTGATATAGCCGCCCGCCGCAAAGGTGATGTCGTAGGTCCCGGTGGGAATCAGCTTGTAGTAGTCGCCAAAGTCCGGATCGGTGACCACGCTCTTCGCGTTTCCGGAAACCGTCACCGTTGCGTCCAGCGGAAGCCCCGTGTCTGACCCGGTCACGATTCCGTTCACGCCATACCGCGCGGACTTGATGAAGTGCAGGAAGCTCTCGCGGTTCTCATTCCACAACTGCGGCAGCTGGCTGGACGGCGGCGAGTAGCTGTCGCTGTACTCGATCGTCACATCGATGCAGCCCGTGTCCTGATACGACCAGTCCTGCAGGCTTCCGTGAACGACATACCACTGCGCGCCGTTTGTAATCCCCTGGGAGAACGACCCGTTGTACATCGGCAGGTTGTAAGTGCTGTACTCCAGCGAAAGCTTGATGATCGCGGAATCATCCGGCGTCAGCGCATAGGAATAATCCCACGGGTAGTTCACCACCAGCGCGCCGCTGTGGCCGTTCTCGCTGATCACAAAGTGATGCGCCGCTCCATGCGCCTTGAAGAAGGTGGTCTCCAGTTCAGATGCGTAAGTGCCGTCTTCCCCCACCGACCCGTCAGGAACCGGATAGTTCCGGTTCAGGTCCACTCCATTCGCGTTGTATCGACTCCCCGCCGTCAGACCGTCCGGGTTGTGACACGGGATGATGTGGATCTCGTAGTTGTCCACCAGGTAGGTCACATCCGGATCGGATCCGTAGTTGTCGGTCAGGTGCTCCACCAGATACATCAGCATTTCGAGTCCGGGCGGTTCGTTCCCGTGCATGGTGCTCGTGAGTCGAACCTCCGGTTCCGCCTCTTCGACGCCGACATTGTCCCCGATCTCGATCGCCCAGAGTTCTCGTCCCTGCACGGAACTCCCGATCGTGTGGAACCGCGCGATGGCGGGATGGTCCAGTTCCGTCTGCTGAAGCTCCGTCCCGATCTGCGCGTGCGTGTGGTAGGCGCGTGTGTCGCCGCGAAGAAGGCGGTCCCCTCCCGCAAGAGCCTGCTCCTCCCAGACGCGCTCCATCTCCCTGCGGGCTTGCTTTTCCCTGTCCGGAATGCGCTCGAATGAAACCCCGGCCCGTCGCAGTGCTTCCGCCTCGGCTTCCGTGACACGCGGTTCCCAGACAAGCCGCAGATGCTTCGGAGGAGTGCCCTCCACGCGAAGCTGCTCCCTGTGGAAGGAAGCCACCGGCACGCGCTCCAGCAGTGCGTTCAGTTCTTCTCCGGTCCCCACCTCGATCCGGACGGGGAAGTCCTCATACACCCGGATCTCCCACAGGGGGAGCCCGTGGGAATCCACCGGGATGGGAGCGGCCCCGGCGGGCCACGAAAACAGACCGCAGGCGACGAAAAGGAATGCGGCGAATCGGGCGACAGATGATGCGGATCGGGCGGATCCAGGATGCATGACTCTGACCTCGGGTGAGTGCGACTCGATCGATCCGGGGGGGGACAAATGCGAATGGATCCATGATACCACGGCCAGCGCCGTGGTCGGGCAGGATTTAGGCACGAACCTCCGGCATTCGGCCAGGAAATGCGATATCATCCATCGACACGACTCCGACTACCGGTCCCACGGAGGCCTGCATGGATTCCTGCCGAACTGCCCGAGTTCTCCTGCTGCTCCCGGCGCTCCTCCTGCCCGCACCGACCCCCGCCGCGGATCCCGCGGACGGTTCCGTTCCAGGCGACGCGCCCCCCGAGCAACGCTACGAGAATACGCTCGCCAAGGACTTCATGATGGATGCGCCGTGGCGGGTCATCGACGCGAATACGCCGATCCCGGTGACCGTCATCCTCAAGGACTGCGATGTCGACGACATCCGCGATCTCCACTGGATCCGCTGCTGGGATGTCACGGGCGGAGGATCGACCATTCTCTGGGATCACGACTTTGGCGACGAGACCATCGGAAACGACTCCTGGGAGCAGAACTTCTGGACCTACATCGTCTCCGTGACGGAAGGCCATCCGTCGCTCCCGAACGGGACGCTCCTCACCCCTGCCAACCTCGGCTACGCGACGGGAGACGCCATTCAGCTCAAGGTCTCCGTGTACTACCGGGACGACTGGTTCAACTACACGGAATCCCGATGGCTCCGCGTGCATGTCGGAAGCGGCCCCTTTCCGTGGCCCGCCGGATGGTACGGCGGTGACACCCACTACCACACCATGTACACGAACAACATCGCGGAGTTCGGCGCGCCCATTCCCGCGGTCTCGGAAACCGGCATCGCCATGGGGCTTCAATGGCTCACGGTCACCGATCACTCCTGCGACCTCGACGAACTCGGCGACGGCCCCTACTCCTACGGAACCCCCGCATGGGAGTACACCGTGCAGGATG
This region includes:
- a CDS encoding DUF2817 domain-containing protein, with translation MHPGSARSASSVARFAAFLFVACGLFSWPAGAAPIPVDSHGLPLWEIRVYEDFPVRIEVGTGEELNALLERVPVASFHREQLRVEGTPPKHLRLVWEPRVTEAEAEALRRAGVSFERIPDREKQARREMERVWEEQALAGGDRLLRGDTRAYHTHAQIGTELQQTELDHPAIARFHTIGSSVQGRELWAIEIGDNVGVEEAEPEVRLTSTMHGNEPPGLEMLMYLVEHLTDNYGSDPDVTYLVDNYEIHIIPCHNPDGLTAGSRYNANGVDLNRNYPVPDGSVGEDGTYASELETTFFKAHGAAHHFVISENGHSGALVVNYPWDYSYALTPDDSAIIKLSLEYSTYNLPMYNGSFSQGITNGAQWYVVHGSLQDWSYQDTGCIDVTIEYSDSYSPPSSQLPQLWNENRESFLHFIKSARYGVNGIVTGSDTGLPLDATVTVSGNAKSVVTDPDFGDYYKLIPTGTYDITFAAGGYITKTEYGVSSTWGTPTVLNVALDPVASGDVSGFVQEVGGTPLTATVEVRTYPVDSLVTSVQSDGGAGGAYTVNLVYGDYRFLVSAPDHVTANRIVTVDAASVTENFILGGAEEVVLFQDDFEAGSTGAWSLSGGSWGISTVAYNSTRSMTDSPSTTYANLANTSCAMASPVDLGGVESGTVSFFARWSIEDSWDCVQFQVSTDGGGAWTAVSTPYTTAGSGQGAQPSGEPVFEGSQSAWVENSVDLAPWIGLTNVRFRFQLMSDSSVRKDGIYFDDFEIRVVQEIATGVAVAGLGGGLTLENAPNPFRSASGTAFAFSLPAKASVRIAIHDAAGRLLRTLVEEELAAGEHVRPWDGRDDDGCRVAAGVYFASVEAAGARIMRKVVLTR